A region of the Spartobacteria bacterium genome:
CACAATCAGGCTATTAGCGACCGTCACCACCTGGGTATAACTATCGGAATTCAAATACAGACCACCGCTGCCGCTAGCGGCATTGGCGACATTCCCGGAGACAATGCAACTGTTCATGGTGACGCCGTTTGCCAAATAGGCACCGCCGGCACACGTCCCCAGTATACTGTCCTGCTCATTGTTTTCGATCCGGCAATCCGTAATCAACGTATGCCCCATCGCGTTAATACCGCCAGCCTGGTCATAACTGTGACAGTCCTTGACGACACAATTGGAAATCAGACTGCTTTGATCCGAATAAATGCCGCCGCCATAACTCGACGGGTTCGCAAGCTCCCGCGTATAGCCGTTGGTGATCGTAAAGCCGATCAGAGAAGCATTCGTGCCCATAAACACTCCGCGAATCGCCGCAGGCCCATTGGACGGCGAACCGCCTACTGTATCCGGCGCGCCACTGATAAACGTCACCTCCGGCCCATTCACCGACTGCACCGTGATAGGCTTGTCGATCATGACGCGGTTGGTCACCGTATACCCCGGCGTCACCGCCCCGCCCAGATCGTATACCCCGTTGGTGACCAGCACAAGACGGCCGGGAATGCCGTCAATATTATCCACGGCATTCTGGATGGTTTTTTTGGCCGTGGCCCACGAACCTCCGTCATTCAAATCGCTCCCGTTTACTCCGTCCACATAATAGGTGGTGAACCCGTTGGCCCATGCCCCCGAAACCGCGCAGAACAGGCATAGAGATACCGCCAAACCGGTTTTCCAATGATTGGAACTTTTTTTCGAAAAAGTTCCAATGGTTGGAACTTTTTTCAGTAAAAGTTCCAATGATTGGAACTTTTTAATCAAAATGTTCCAATGATTGGAACACTGATTTACTGATGCTCCCTGCCTGATTTCACCGTTCATAACACATCCTCATCAAATTGTCGAAAATCTAATCACGTGCACATACACGCAACATAAATAACGGATGAGATAGTAATCGGGTGAACATTATCATGCAACAGGATTTTTATACGTTTGCTGAAATCAGGCTCGATGCCTGAACAGGATAACCACCAGCATGTTTTGCTCGTTATAATCCTCTTGTATATTAACTGAATCCGCATGACGACAGACAAAAAGAAGGCGGAGCTGCATGCCGCTCCGCCCTTTGAAATCCTTGTGTAAAATCCTTTAATTACCGATGCATGCGACCGGACGATTCGGTAATGGCCCGCAGCCGTTCTTTGCGTTCAGGCAACAGCTGATCCCACTGAAAGCGCCACGTCCAGTTTCCACTGGGGCATCCCGGCACATTCATGCGGCTTTCGGAACCGAGTCCCAGCAAATCCTGCATGGGTGCAAGTGCCGTATTCGCCCTGGAATGAAAAACAACGGAAATCATATCCCATTCAATCTCTGTTCCGTCGGTATGCACATACTCGCACACAAGCCAGCGTTCCTGATCGATTTCTTTTTGCGTTCTTGTGCTGTTTTCTCCGGCCTGACTGTTGAACCAGCCGCGGATCGTATCGTTGTCATGGGTGCCGGTGTAGGCGACACAGTTTTCCGGATAATTATGCGGGCGAAAGGCTTCTGCCTGTTCGTCAAACCCGAAAGCAAATTGAACAACGCGCATACCAGGCAGTTCGAAGTTGTCCCGCAGCTCTTCCACATCGGGTGTGATCACGCCGAGATCTTCAGCGATAATTCTGGCATCGCCCATTTTTTCGCGCAGCGTCTCAAACAGTTCCTGTCCGGGAGCTTTAACCCATCGCCCATTAATGGCGTTCTCGGCGTTGGCGGGCACTTCCCAGTATCCAGCAAAACCGCGAAAATGATCGATGCGGACAAAATCCACCAGTTCGAAGCATTTTTTCAAACGGCGCTGCCACCATTCAAAGCCATGCGCTTTGTGATAATCCCAGTCATAGAGCGGATTGCCCCAGAGCTGGCCTGTGGCACTGAAGTAATCGGGCGGAACGCCGGCCTGCACCTTGAGCCGACCGGTGGAGGCATCCACGTAAAACAATTCAGGACTGGCCCACACATCGGCACTGTCATGGGCGACAAAAATAGGCACATCGCCGATAATTTGAATATCGCGCTCATTACAATACTGTTTCAAACGGGCCCATTGATCCGCAAAAAGGAACTGCTGAATTTTTATGCGCTTCACGGACTTGGCATATTTACGTTTCGCTGATTTAAGAGCCTTTTCTTCGCGACGAATCAGTTCCGACGGCCATCCGGTGAAGGAACCGCCGCCATGGGCTTCTTTGATGGCCATAAACAGGGCATAATCATCAAGCCAGTAATTTTGTTTACGACAAAAGGACGTATACCGTTTTTTAATTTCGGGCGATGCCTTCTTATCGAAATTCTGACAGACGATGCCCAGCACCTTTTGTCTTTCCTGAAGCACTGGTCCATACTCAATGGTTCCCTGCGGGAAATCGGGAAAGGCATCCAGCACATCGCGGCTCAACAGTCCTGCCTCTACCAGATCGTCGAAACTGATAAGCATGGGATTCCCTGCAAACGTTGATGGCGACTGGTATGGTGAATCGCCATAACTTGTTGGTCCCAAAGGTAGTATCTGCCATAAATTTTGACCGGCTTCTACCAGCATATCGGCAAATAAGCGCGCCTGCGGGCCGATATCCCCCATCCCATAGGGACTGGGCAGTGATGTCGGGTGCAATATAATACCGCTATCTCGTGTTGTTTTCCACATATTCGTCAACTCCTGCATTAATAGTAAGTAAAACGGTACAAATTAAGCACACCGGCCGGAATAATGCAATGGCAACCTCAGCCCGCACCGGCAGTAATTTTCATTTTATGTGTGTTATTCAGGAAAAACTTGTCTATCATTGTCGCCATTGAATTTACCTCACCGTTTGTGAAAGGAACAGCGTATGAAAACAAAATTAACCATTCCCGTGCTCAGCCTTTGCGCCGGCATGATCTTTTCCGGTGCCGTTCAGGCGCAGCAGGACGTCCCTGATACCGCCACGGTTCGAACCAGTCTCGAAAAAGTACGGAACGAATACAGCGATCTGATGACACAGCTGGAACAGACATTGGCCGAAGCAAAGGTTCAGCTCAACGAAAAAATCGCACTCAAAGCACAGGTGGAAGAACATGTAAAGGCGGCAGAGGGCCAGATTCAGCAAATGACCACGGTGTTTAATGAGCGCACGCAGCAACTCGCCTCCTTACAGTCGCGGCTGGATGACGTAGAACAGAAATTTGATGAGACCAAATACAAGATCGATGAACTGGTGAACGCCGCGCAGACGCGCACCATGCTGGAACAGAGAGATCTGAAAATAACCACGCAGGAACAGGTCATTGCCGGTCTGAATCAAGATATACAGGCCGTACAAGCCACCATTGAAGAAAAAACCGTCGCCTTGAAACAGCAGGTATTTGATCTCGCCAGCCAGCTGACAGAAAAAGAAGATCAGGTTTCGGCCATGGAGCTGGAAAAAGTGCAATTGATTCAGGACGTACAGGAACGGGATGACAAATTGTCCCGCCAGAATGAGCTGATCAGTGCTTTGAAATTAAAAATTGCTGAATTCAGCACGGAACAGAACAAAGGCATGCAGCAGGTCAACAACCTGGTTTCCGACTTTGAATCCTTCCTCAGGGAGAAAAACAGTATATTGGAGACACCTGTTCAACCGTAAGTGCCTGAGGATAATGCGCCATGTCCGTCGATATTCTTCTGATTCTCGTTTTAGTCATCGCATTGGCGGCAGTGTTTAACTCAACAGTGAAAGCGACCCCTTCGCTCAAGCGTAAAAAGAAGGGGTCGCATGAGGGGGAGCTGCGACATGTGCGAGAACTGTCGGGCGAAAAGAATTATAAGCTTCATGAAAAAAAGGGCCGCACCGGTGCCGCGTCAGCGCAACGGAGAGCGGTCTATGACGAAGATGTGTATAACAAACCGCAAACATCGGCACTTACGTCATTAAATAAAAAGGATCCCAAGCAGATGGCTTCGGTTATAACAGCATGGGTAAGCGATGAGCAACCGGCTAAAAACGGTAAAAATCAGAACCGCTTAGTGCGATAGAATACTTCGGTATTCCGGGGAATACCGGACTCCGTAATATCTTTTCCACTGACCCAGCGTTTATCAGGCAGGCGATAATAGGTATCCCCGTCGTTCCACAAATCAGCGCATACATCAAAGGCGCTGCGTTTGGCTGTGATTTTCCCGCCTGTTTCGTATTCCACTAAAATTTTCGTCCCTTCGGGCAACGTTTTGATGCCCTTGGCATTGAGCTGATCCCCTCGTTTCACCTTCCCGTCAGGATAGACATACACGGTCTTTTTGCTAAACACCTTATTTCCGGCGATATCCTCTGCATGGGCACCATGCACACCCAGTTCGCACAATCCCTCCCTGGGCAGCGAGGCTCCCTTTTCTTTTGATTTCATTTCGATGCGTGTTCCGGCGGGAATCGCTTTCCATTTAGTGATTTGATGTCCGTACAGTTTACGTCCATCAGGATAATAGTACAAACAGTGCGCACTCTTATACTCATCACCGACCAAATCCCAGGGTGACTGTCCCTTTTTCAGCACCATCGCCGCACCGGGAAGGCAGGTTCCGCACGCTTCGGCATACCGTTTATTCTGCTCTTTATGCGGAGCGTAAAGCATCAGGGCCAGCTCTTCGTCACCCACAACCAGACGCCCGGCTTTGACATCCGGGTCGCACATCGCTCGTTCTCTCAGACCGAGTCGTGCGCGAAGCGTATCCGAAGCAAACTGCATCCCGCAACGTTTCCGACCGCGATGCGCACCGGGATGCCATTTATTGGGCTTTCCATAGGCCACCATGGAATGAGTCACCACATCTTTATCGGCGATGTGATATATTTTCTGCAACTGGGAAATCAGGGATTTCAGGGCCTTTACCTGTGCTTTTTTTATGGGTTTATTGTGATAGCCGACGATTTCGATACCGATGGAATAGTCGTCCAGGCGTTCATGTCCTTCCCACATACTCACTCCACAATGGTAGGCCACCCGTCGTTTATCCACAATGCGATACACCGCACCATCCACATCCAGCATATAATGGGCCTCTCCATTTTCAGTAAGTTTGCCCAGTGAACTCTTCCCCGGGGCTTCGGTGGTATGCAGCACGATATACAGCGTCGCCTTGCGCAGGGGACGCCGCGAACTTTCAGGGCTGTAATGGTTCTGTATATTCAGCGCAAAGAGATCACCCGCGCCCGCGAATCCGCAGACCAGCGCAACCAGCAGCATCGTCAACCATCTGTTTTTTTGTATCATATATCGCTCATCTTCGTCTGTTGCGGCTCGACCGTCCCTTGACCCGGGGTTTATCAGGGGAACCGGATGAATATCTCTGACGACCACCGCCTGTATGCCCTTTAAAATTCTGATTAAACTGCTTTCCCTCGCACTTTTCAACCGGTTTCTTTTGTATACCCATGGACCGGGCCATGGCCGACACGGCTAACGATGCTGTAGCAAAGGCAATAGATAGATTGTACCCGCCTGTCGGACCGTCCACATCCATCACTTCGCCGGCAAAATACAAACCACCATTTTTTTTCGATGCCATGGTTTCCGGATTGATCTCGGATAAAGCAATGCCGCCAATCGTGACCATGGCCTCTTTCAGGGATCGCGACGCCCCGGGAACAATATGCCAGTTTTTCATGCCGTGCGCCGCCTTTTTGAGGACGTCACCGGAGGCCGATGCGACCTGCTGGTTCGGACGAAGCTGCAGTACAGCCGAGCAGAAGGACGCCGCGATTTCACGCGGAATGCCTTCTCTCTGAAGGAGCGTTTCCCATGTCAGCCCCTGCTCTTTTGCGAGGCGATCGTTCCAGCGTGAGACAACATCGTTCTCGCCGTCGCGCGGCATCAAATCGATGGAAAAAGATACGCCATCCCACTTATTGCGGGCGATGAGCCTGCTGGCATTGATCACGGCGGGTCCGATCATCCCCCATTTCATCAGTCGCACTTCGCCCTCGGTTTCGGCCAGTACGCGACCGTCTTTTCCGCAGATAGAACATATTGTTCCGGAAAAGGATATGTCATCCGCCTGAGTCATCCAGGATTCCGGGGCGGCAAATCCAACCAGCCCGGCCCGGAAGGGACTCACTTTGTGACCCAGCTGTGCGGCGATTTTCTGTCCATCGCCCACGGAACCGGTTTTTGGATAGCTGACTCCGCCCGTTGCCAGGAGAACATGTTTTGCCTGAACAGAAAAGCCCCCGCAATCGACCAGCCATACATCCCCCTGCTGCTGCAGTGAATCCACGGAACAATTCGTAATCAGCTGCATTTCATATTTTTTTAGAAGATCATTAAAACAATGCAGCACATGGGTGCCCTTTTCTGATGCGGGAAAGACGCGTTGATCCTTGTGCACGATAAGCGGCAGTCCGTTTTTTTCAAACCAGCCCATAATCGCCCGGGGCGGAAAGGCCTCCAGTGCGGGCCGGACAAAGGACTGCACGGGATCACCGATATCGTGCAGCATCTGCTCTGCGGAAAGCTGAGAAGTAAGATTGCAACGACCGTTGCCGCACATAAGCAGTTTACGCGCCGGCTGATGTTTTCTTTCGATCAGCAGCGGTTTTAATCCCCATTCAGCACATTGTACAGCGGCCATGAGACCTGCCGCACCGGCACCGACAATAACTATATCACATGGCTTCTGTTCCATTATATCTCTTTATTCATCGATGAGACCTAGTTCCACAAGTTGTTCAATGAGATGCTCTTTGGTCACTGGTTTAACCAGATACACTTCGCATTGATTCTGAAAGGCCTGCATAATGTTCTTGGGATCGTTTTTCAATGTCGTCATCAATACACGTGCGGTATCGGAGGCATCAATGCGATGCTCCCGTTCCAGCTTGCGAATTTCGCGCAGACAAGTTTGGCCGTCCATTCCCGGCATGGATATATCCAATGTAATTAAATCATAGGATCTGCCGTCGCGTTTCAGTTTATCTCGCACAATGTCCAGGGCTTTGTTCCCGTCTTCCGCCGCATCACATGTGCCATATGGTGCTAGATAGTGCGTCATCAGTTTGCGTGTCACACTTTCATCTTCTACGACCAACATACTTAAATTCGCCATGAATCCTCTCCTTAAATACGTGCCTGGTGTTCGCAGTCATACTCATAACTGACTGGTCATTTCATATGCGGCGCAGTATAGTTCATTCTCACCTGTTGAATCAAATGCTTTTACCCACGAGAATGATGAAACAACGAATAACGACAACAATGCAAGCGACACTGGCGTCAGCGGGAGCCTTGTTCACGGTAATCTGGCTGGAGTTCCCTTCAGTCTATGTGGCTCCTACCACGGTCTTTGTGCTGCTTACAGCCAATCGTGGCGCATCCATTGAGAAAGCGGCATCCCGATTGGCCGGCACCGTCATCGGCACACTGCTGGGCGTGCTTTTAGCCTGGTTGTATCCGTCGATTTTCTTTTTCCCGCTGATTTTTGCCATTACGGTAACCGCCGCATGGTTTGGGAACGGGTTTGTTTTCCCTTACGCCTTCTTTATGTGCGGCATCACTTCCGTTATCGTCGCCGTGGCGACCATCGACAACCGAGAGCAGGCGCTGGCCATCGGTATTCAGCGCACCTTGGAAATCCTCATTGGCATCGGCTGGGTTTTTATCGCCGGATTACTGTTTCCCCAGCCGTCGGCCGCAAAGAAATATTTTCAGCAGCTGGATCGTTTGCTGGATCATATCCGGAACCAGCTTCTCGCGCTTTTCGATGAAGAACATCCGCTGCCTGATGAAGATACGGAATCCTATCAGGCAACTGTATGGCAGCTGAAAGAGCTCATGCATAACGCGTGCTTTGAGAGCGAGACGCTGCGACGCAGCCAATCCAGACATGAGCATCTCTTCTTCCGTTTATCACAAAGCCTGATGGCACTGTCAACCGCGCGACGGCATCGTAAACGGCAGCACACCTACACGCTGCACAGGGAAATCATGCAGTCCTATCGACAATGCAATGACGTGCTCCTTCATCAACTGGATGATCTTCAGCGTCTGTTGCGCGGGGAGAAACCAAAACAGACCTGGCCGTTGCCCCGCCCCGCTCCGACCCACGATCCCATTGACGATGCGGCCAATGCCTACCGCCGACATGTCCACGCCCTACCGGATATCACCATTCTTTCGCTGGACGAAACACTGGCGACATGGGGTATTTTTGCGTCACTGCATCAGCTTTATCTTATTTTTCTTTTTGCCTTGCAGGCCTTCACCCCGGATCCGTCCCTGACCACGATCCGACCGCTATGGAAACTGCACAAAGCGGGTCCTTCGCGTCATTTTCGGTTCCGTCATGCCATGATGTGCGGCGTGGGTGTTTTAGCCATGGCACTGCTCTATCATGTCTGGCAGCGAACCTTTATCACGGCAGCGATGGTGACGGTGGTCATTGTCCTGCTGGTCACATCGGAGGAATCAAGTCACAAGGCAAAACTGCGCATCACCGGCTGCCTGCTGGGCGGCATAGCTGCCAGCACCCTGGCACTGCTGTCCATGGCCGGCGGAAGCCATGCGCTGATGGTGATATGGATCACGCTCTGCCTGGCCGTGTTCAGCTATATCAGTGCCGGTCCAGCCAAATATGCGTATATCGGGATGCAGGCGGCACTGGCATTGGCCATGACTTTTGACTCGGCTGATCTCAAGCACATTGTATTATCCCAAACCCTGTTACGTGTTATGGGCATCAGCCTCGGCGTCGGGATGGTCTTGCTGCTGCATGTGCTATGGCACGTGGATCCATGGGTTGAATGGAAACGCAGTCTGGAAAAAGCCCTGCGCTGTGCCGCTGCCGAAATGCGCACCTTGCTGCGGCATACCCCGCCCGTCCCCGGCAGTCCAGAGGAAACCGCCGTCAACGAAGCCATCCACGAACTGGCCTTCTGGCAGGAGCGCATTATCCGGTCGTCACCCCGCGTTGACCGGATCACCGTTCGCCGTGAAACAACGTTTCGACTCTATGCGGTGGCCTACGGATTATGGGCCACTTCTACCGCCATGCGCCATGTCCGACGACCCGTCGCCCTGTTTGATGAAATGGAAGAGCCCTTTCATGCCATGCTGCACGAAGGATGCGCCCTGCTGGAAAATATGGCCACAGCCGTACGGTATCCCCCATATCGACCGTCTCTGCAATGCAATCATCTATCACGCACCAGAGAACAATGGGCCCACCATTTGCAGGCACTGCGTGTCTCGCGCACCATTCGAAATTATGCAACCCATGACGTCGTCATCTTCCTCGGATGGAATGCACGCATCGACGACCTCATCCAGTCACTGGATCAACTTCTTTACGCTCAGACGTTGTTTACCGTCTGGAAGAAGTCGGCGGCGCAACCCACAATCATGGGATCAGGCAGAAGTAATTCGTGATTCTTCTCCGGATACGGCAGCCGACTGAGAAAATCCTTCATACAGTTGACCCGAGCGCGTTTTTTA
Encoded here:
- the malQ gene encoding 4-alpha-glucanotransferase translates to MWKTTRDSGIILHPTSLPSPYGMGDIGPQARLFADMLVEAGQNLWQILPLGPTSYGDSPYQSPSTFAGNPMLISFDDLVEAGLLSRDVLDAFPDFPQGTIEYGPVLQERQKVLGIVCQNFDKKASPEIKKRYTSFCRKQNYWLDDYALFMAIKEAHGGGSFTGWPSELIRREEKALKSAKRKYAKSVKRIKIQQFLFADQWARLKQYCNERDIQIIGDVPIFVAHDSADVWASPELFYVDASTGRLKVQAGVPPDYFSATGQLWGNPLYDWDYHKAHGFEWWQRRLKKCFELVDFVRIDHFRGFAGYWEVPANAENAINGRWVKAPGQELFETLREKMGDARIIAEDLGVITPDVEELRDNFELPGMRVVQFAFGFDEQAEAFRPHNYPENCVAYTGTHDNDTIRGWFNSQAGENSTRTQKEIDQERWLVCEYVHTDGTEIEWDMISVVFHSRANTALAPMQDLLGLGSESRMNVPGCPSGNWTWRFQWDQLLPERKERLRAITESSGRMHR
- a CDS encoding aminoacetone oxidase family FAD-binding enzyme — protein: MEQKPCDIVIVGAGAAGLMAAVQCAEWGLKPLLIERKHQPARKLLMCGNGRCNLTSQLSAEQMLHDIGDPVQSFVRPALEAFPPRAIMGWFEKNGLPLIVHKDQRVFPASEKGTHVLHCFNDLLKKYEMQLITNCSVDSLQQQGDVWLVDCGGFSVQAKHVLLATGGVSYPKTGSVGDGQKIAAQLGHKVSPFRAGLVGFAAPESWMTQADDISFSGTICSICGKDGRVLAETEGEVRLMKWGMIGPAVINASRLIARNKWDGVSFSIDLMPRDGENDVVSRWNDRLAKEQGLTWETLLQREGIPREIAASFCSAVLQLRPNQQVASASGDVLKKAAHGMKNWHIVPGASRSLKEAMVTIGGIALSEINPETMASKKNGGLYFAGEVMDVDGPTGGYNLSIAFATASLAVSAMARSMGIQKKPVEKCEGKQFNQNFKGHTGGGRQRYSSGSPDKPRVKGRSSRNRRR
- a CDS encoding response regulator; this translates as MANLSMLVVEDESVTRKLMTHYLAPYGTCDAAEDGNKALDIVRDKLKRDGRSYDLITLDISMPGMDGQTCLREIRKLEREHRIDASDTARVLMTTLKNDPKNIMQAFQNQCEVYLVKPVTKEHLIEQLVELGLIDE